Part of the Apostichopus japonicus isolate 1M-3 chromosome 18, ASM3797524v1, whole genome shotgun sequence genome, CAATGGTTGAAACTTTCCAAAGAGAGTCTAAATGGATTTGTTGGAAGTTGTAACGTACTAAGGTCACCTACCACCCCCATCCTTTCCCCTGCCACATCCTCCTTTCCACACAACCTaccatgcacccccccccccccccccgtcaatACCGACACAAATCACACATCTTGTCATGAACATTTGCCCTTCCGCCCATGGGTTCGTCCTGTCAGTTGTCATGGCTATATGGGTGAACAAATCCGGCGGTTATCCAAAGCTGAAGTTTGTGCCCCCTTCCTGCCCTCATCTGTCTATAAATGCCTGATTACGTCATTCATTAAGAGAAACGGTGACGAAGCTTTATAATTTAGTTTAAAAGCGAATCCATCAGAACCGAAATATATCgcgattttttttaattctgcaTTTGCATATCTTTTCATTATCTCGTAGCCTGTAGGGATAACAACCTTTTTTACTAAAGGAGGCCTCGATATCTATTATCGGTGATGGCCCCTTCTTTTTTCTTGCATATTTTGGTTggtatttttgtgtttttaccCATATCAGGCCCTACGATCAGATGATGAAGCTTAGTTAGCACATGGATTTCTTATATATATGCTCGAGGCTTCCAATGTTTCATCGCCGCACAAATCTCTCGCACTACATATAAGATAACTCTATTTTAAGGTTCAGCTTGTAAGTAAGGCTTATGAAGGGTTCATCCTAGGTTTACATATAAATGTGGACATAAACACCGAAGCTCGATTCCCGTATTTGACGCTCTTTTCAATcatgttaaatattttcaaaaccacCATCTTTATACAACCCATCCAAATCTAACTTTCAAAAACGACGAAAGCACTTAAATTTTTGAAACGATAAATACGGCATAATTTCCCGGATCAGGGATGGAGCATCCTTGAAACAATTTATGTAGACATTTTGGGATCTGATACAACAGCATTGAAAGTAAGTTCGTTCACCAGGTATATATGCTAATTGTGTTTTAGTATTATAGTAGCGCTTACTATACTAACCCTCGAGGCTTTGTATACTCGTAATAGGAACATTAGAGAACAAGATTACGTAATATGGTACTCACCCCGTGCGGCCTTATACTCATACTACAAAAAagggggaattctacttgtactcatattgttGTACTAACGCTACAACTATGTGTCTATAGTCTGTGTGTACTATGTGTTGTTTGCCTCAGGCAGCTGGTCTGGGATGTGTTAGTGCGATCCCTGCCTCAGATCCCTGCGATCCCTGCCTGCCTGGGAAATGCTACAGTATACGGTATCATTTTCCCTTACTCAGAGACACAGGAGGGCAACCACGTCAACCTTTGAgcggtgggggtgagggggtgaggaggttaaccgccagaaaaaaaatcaggttTATTCATAGCACCCAATAGCAGACAGAATTTTACCTAAATTTCTAATGGAAAGTACATAATTACAtagcatgtatatatgtggtaagtacaacctaaacagtctgacattgtttgtttcaaagttgCTAAATGTAGAACCATTTCGCACCTATGCACTCTTCCTTTAAACAAACAACTTCCCAGAGGGGAGAGGACACCCCTTAGGCCCTTATTCTTATTCATAACTTTGGATTATAAATCTAACctcagaaaaaaataatgattttctCGTCGGCAATACTCTTCCTCTGTGAtttaagtagaaaaaaaaaggattcgAACGCGaccgccatttgtgacaactgtTTGCGATAAATCAACACAATAATTTCCATCGTTTTCTCTGGGGGAGTTTACTTTTAGAGAAAACAATAACGGCGGTTATGGAGCGCTTATGTACTTACATACAGTAGTGGTTTAAGGGCTTAACACATAAAACCTATAGATTCATGTATCGATCAATGAAAACATGGCTTAGAAGGTTAGAAACGGTCAAATtatttagcaaaaaaaaaaattaacgaaGAAAGGAAAAGTGGAAACAGACCTATACGTCACGAAAGAGTTTATACGAATGAAGTCTCTAAGACATTTATTTGCATAAGCCGTGTCAGTTATGTACAGCTGggaatgaaaagaaatcacaaacGGGTGGAACTATTCCCAAGTCTCAACACATCTCCTACCCGCCCcgcccccctccaccccaaccGTGCCTTTGTCGCTAACACTTCTGTTCTAAACTGTAAAATGTAATGTAATTCGTGATTTGGGATTAACGACTCATTCAAGACAGATTAACCGTTAGGTTATATTCTATAAATTTTCACGATACAAATAATACTAATCACGAACTGACAGACCATTTCCATAAATATCAACACGAGGTAATCAAATCAAGTGTTTCCGATTAATGAAAACTACCAGGGTTTCGAATGTCTATTTCATTCAGTTCCAATTTTATCGATTCCTTAAAAGATAaagaactacccccccccctccccccaaaaaaacctcGCTACTGTAACACGGTATTTTTGGCATTTATTGTCGTGTTAATTACGAATGTTCGTCCCTGCCGTTGTTTTATTACTTCTTCTATATCCAGTTTTCTAGAACAGTGAAATTATTTGTACTGTTCACCCTCTGAAATTATAAACCTAAATTCAGAACCACTGGGACTCGTAACTAAGGAAAAGAAGTGCCTCGCCTTCGATCACAGAAACATTGGTAAAATGGCGGCGGAGAGACACGTCTAAGCAATGATTAAAACGACAGGGGTTGTTTACGCGATGTATATCTGCTGAGACTTTTAATCTTAAATCAGGCTAAATTTATGTGACTGAGGCCATGGGTGGCTAAGTGTGGCCGTGAGGTATGCATTGGCGTATATATGAATGCGGCCCATGGAACGAACATATGAAAATAGGATCAagtatgtatttttgttttttgttgatcAAACCATAGGTCATCTGAAAGAATAAACTTTACTGGAtagacaaaaaggaaaaaaaaacatgaaattgtgtATATTTTAGGAAACTTTGTATCTAGGGCCTAGATATGATAGATAGTGCAGCCCGGGGGACTCGGGGTCAATTAGGGGAACTAGGAAAATGTGGGACAAAGAATAATTATTTCTCATTTACATCATATACTTAATGTGAAACGAAGACTTCAAGaaggtagggggaggggggtaggtaCATTTCTCTCCGGGCACATGCCTGTTTCTAGTCGACGCCACTGAGTGTATAAAACCGATACAGTCAAACTGCAGATATATTGTTACATTATCTTTAAGATTATATAGGCTttatcatttaatttaaaatataaacaatctAGGCCAACGGGTACAACATTTGAAACTTCATTTAATGTTATTCGTTATATGTCTTATCCACAGGCTATAAGCCAATCAGCAGCAATAATTTACCGCAATAAGATGAAGCTAGACGgtcatatgacgtcatcgatgaTGTCATGATTAATCAAAAGGTTAATCATATATGAGGACGACAGGGCGAGTAACTCACAGGAAATATTAAGGAAATATTGAAACTTACCAAGGTTAGTGGTAAGTATCGTATTTGGTGAGTGGTTTAACATTTACATCTATATATGTTAATAACAACTAGTAGAGTTGAAAGGGCCCTGTAAGCTTCCAGTGTGACAGTCTTAGTGTACAAGGCGCATCATACCATGTAAGCAGAGATAGACGCCGAACCGACCCATcagcctacccccccccccgactcaTCCCGCCCGCTCCTCTCCTTACATCTCAACCTCAAACCAGATAAGGGTGGATTACATCCCCAGATCCCAAGGGCTATTAGAGTACCCAGGAAAATATGGAAGGAACCctggaaaatatgaaacaaataatagtATATTCTCATTTCGATAATATAAACCTTACTAGGAAGCAATCGAGGGACCGTTGTCATTATTTTCCCTATCTGTGTCCTCGATCTTTCTAACAACTATTCATACATTAATAATCCGTCGTTCGTACGCACGACTTCTACCATTACAATGTTACAATCATTATGACCTCGCCGGAGGAATCGTTTCCCTTTCTATTCCATAATTATGATAGCTGCGTTTGGTAATAGTTACTTTGACATTTTCTGCGCACTTTCTCAGTACAAGGCAATACTAAATGAGCGTAAGACAACTGAGTTAGGCGAATGCCCTCCCAACCCTTTCTCCCATACTTCCCTACgcgtgacagaaaaaaaaaatctggttaTTATGTTCACTTTATGGATGTTGTACTTGCTAAGTTTCCGACTCATACACTGAGGATCGGTGTGCGCACATTTCCCAATCATAATCAGtctcacaaccccccccccccctcctcacgcCCCTTCCTCCATCCCACACCAGTTGTTATTGCCAGCAGGTTGTGATTGATCATGAAAATTGTGATAATATAAAAACAGACCATTAAATGGCAGTTAATGCTGGGTATTACCAAAACCAGAACATAGCAGGCCTGGGGAAAACTGCCTAGAAATTGGGTCCATATACTGACAAACTGGCTCAAAGCTCCAAAATTCTAATAAACTGCTTGGTGGTTGACGTACCCAAAAATATAATCGTAGACATTATTATGAAATGAATGGTTATACCTACCACCAAGGCTGGTCACTGAATGGCTTAAATGTTGGAGTGTGTCCTCTATGTTTTTGATGGAACCTTTCACGTCCCTCAGTTGTTGCTTGATCTTCGCGTCTGCAATTTTAGACTCCTCGCATAATGTTTCCGAGTTCGGATTGCTTGTTTCGCGGTCTTCATTAGAGCTTGAAATCGAACAGACTTCGCAAGTCCTCTTAACTTCACCCATTTCAGTTTCGATGGACCTTACGATATTCTTAAAAGCTAATATCGTATGAACAAGTTGTGATCGATCTTCTTCGTTAGGATCTGGTTCGTCGACTCTCGGTCTTTCTCGGGGAATTCCGTCCGGCAATGCTCGCCCAGGTAGTTTATCAGGCGGGTATTGGGTATAATTCGGTACGGGCCTCAACTGTCGTCTGGTCGTCCTCCTCGGTGGCGTGGTTGGAACAAAAGGTGGTAGGCTGGTGGTAGTAGCCATGGTCGTTGTTCTTCGGACCTTCCTCGGTGTAGTTCGGGCCGGCGTCGGTGGGTTTTCGTCATCTAACCGATCATTCGCGAATTGATCTTCGTCATAGATATCGTTATTGTCGATCGATGATAACCACGATGGCTCCTGCATTGAACTAAAACCAAAGGTGTCTCCGACCGCGAAATAAGGGGCCACTTGATTACAAACAAGCAAGATCACAAACAAATCGAAAACTAAAATCATGATGATGACAAGATATTTATTCTTAAAGTTTCTcgacaaaaatgaaatttaacgTTGTTTTTTGGGGAGGAAGCAGCGACTACAAagtgtctacacgtagcttccaGCTGTGTTCGAATTCACATCCGTGATCTATTAACACCGAAGTCGGTTCGCTCGGATGGTAAAGTTTGTTCGTTGATAATTTTACAGCATGATGGTGCTGAGAACTGCATAGACCCAGAATGACGCACTGGTGTGGGAAGATAAGCGATGTCTGGAATATGGCAGTAATTCGTAGTTAATCCAGTGAGTAACGTTCAACAACTTCCTTAGCTTTCTGAGTTCAAACTGAGTTCTATGGGATTATGAGCAGATAAACAATgcatacaatgaaacaaaaggtAAATCAATATCAATGAACCATtgataataaagaaaatcaccattggaaaaacataaaaaacacaCGCATGCACACTAAAGATCCTCTTATTCTGTCGTAATCGCTTAGCAACCACCCAATACTTTCTACTCGTGCGGTAAACAACTGTTGCGACCCCATGGATAATGTGTGTGACCTGTTATGGTTTAAGTCAATGGTATGAGTCATCGAGGTGATTACCCTCGTAGTGTTTTTGCGTACCAGGGAGCCGTACATGCTCTTATGGTGCAGCATATATGATCCTATGTCATGCAACAAATTTGGTTTCTCAGGCGATATTCCGTACACTGCACACCACCTGTtgagaccagggagttgttatggaacataacaactccctgttgaGACGAGGCACGTGTATGGtataggccatacgggaaataattgctgatttaatgtccatACGAATTAAAATCATTaccaatcaccatgcagcttcatatgccggtattaaatataattaatacgggcattaaatataattaatacgggcattaaatataattaatacgggcattaaatagaattaatacgggcattaaatagaattaatacgggcattaaatagaccaatcacatcacTCATTCTCACTTGTTCATCTGATCTGATCACCGCGCCAACCTACAACTTACGTGAAAGATCTCCCTGCAGCTTTGACGGGGTCTGTGAATCACGTCCCAGTAACTCACACATTACTGGCCTATATATGGTTCAGAATGTAGACAACATAGCAGCCGGGAAGATACGATAGACGGGTAAGTGTCTTAATGTAGTACAATGACGTCTTAATGGAGTACAATGGCATCTTAATGGAATACAATGGCGTCTTAATGGAATACAATGGCGTCTTAATGGAGTACAATGGCATCTTAATGGAATACAATGGCGTCTTAATGGAATACAATGGCGTCTTAATGGAATACAATGGCGTCTTAATGGAGTACAATGGCATCTTAATGGAATACAATGGCGTCTTAATGGAGTACAATGGCATCTTAATGGAATATAATGGCATCTTAATGGAATACAATGGCATCTTAATGGAATACAATGGCATCTTAATGGAATACAATGGCGTCTTAATGGAGTACAATCATCAATGGCATCTTAATGGAATACAATGGCGTCTTAATGGAGTACAATGGCATCTTAATGGAATACAATGGCGTCTTAATGGAGTACAATGGCATCTTAATGGAATACAATGGTATCTTAAAGGAATACAATGGCGTCTTAATGGAGTACAATGGCGTCTTAATGGAAAACGACGGCGTCTTAATTGAGTACAATGGCGTCTACGGTCTCAATTCCAAAGAGTGAAAGTTCACTTCATTTGGAAATGTGCCCTTCAATACCACTGCCATCACAGTTTACCTGCATCGGGCATTTCAATatgctctcgcagtagatctgGGAAATTTGAACTGAGGAAGTGACTTTTCCATGCTTTATACTTCCATTTTAATTTCCATAATAAATTGAAGTTATGTTTGGTGGCTCCACGGTAGTGACATTTTGTAGAAGTCCTTTCAAGCAGTCTTTTGTTGCGCTTTTACTTGGCAGGGCGGATCGGCAATTTAACTATATATACGTCtttttactctctctctcttatttccattgcatttgtatacaattataggtTCCAACGaatactatataggcctatacatccAACCCGCCCCCACCCTCGACTATCTATTTCTTGGCAGTGTCTATCTTTCTTGTTTTCGGACCAGTCTTACACTGATGACCTGAGATATCCCAACGACCTTAAACGCGAGAAGATTTCAAGTTGCTGGCTTACCATGTTACCAAAGTCAATCTAAGCCAAGCAGCTTTTCTTGCTACCATTACTTCTACCACGTTGAACTCAATTTCAGTCATGTGAACTTCCTGATAAGACGCCTGTATATTAACGATGCCCTCACCCTTCAATCACAAGGCGTAGAAAACCAATTTTGTGTCTGGCTCCTATAGTGAAATTAACCAGTGAAATGCACGATGAAGCAGTGTGCGAAAATATGAATTTCGATTAGCTTAGCCTCATATAAATCTGACATCAATTGTTCCACGTCTACACTTATCTCCAGCAAACAAATCACACGGTGGCCTccttcctcacccccccccccgagtccCCCGTCATGATATAGACCCCGGTTACCTACTAGGAACCGTTGTCCCGCTTGGTCCGTGACGCGCTGATTTATTCTTGGTCGCGAAAGAAAAGTTAGAAGCGTCAAATGTGTCGCTTGTTCAAAGACCCTAGTACCGTCGGATAGGTCTGGGCAAGGTCTGGGTCAGAGGCAATTATTGCAAGTATTCCCCTATATCACCTTATACGTTTATACGTATAACATACGTAAAACAATACGGTACCTCAACTTGTCAACTTGCGTAGCAGTTATATTGAGCTCACAATGTACATTGGATTGAAAATGCGCAAAATCGCAAAACTTCAGACTTATGGCAAATTAACAACTTGATATAAAGAGAAGAATGTATGGTTGCTCTCTCTCCCTCCAGTATGGGAACAGCTACCCAGCAACTATTACTGCACCCAGTCCAGTGGCTTAGCCACGGGactagaccccccccccccaaatatttgCTCCCCGGCCCTCCCAACaaaatgatcagaaaaaaagaaagtaggTTCTGCCTACCCCTCAAAAGCTTTGGGC contains:
- the LOC139958515 gene encoding fibrinogen-like protein 1, coding for MILVFDLFVILLVCNQVAPYFAVGDTFGFSSMQEPSWLSSIDNNDIYDEDQFANDRLDDENPPTPARTTPRKVRRTTTMATTTSLPPFVPTTPPRRTTRRQLRPVPNYTQYPPDKLPGRALPDGIPRERPRVDEPDPNEEDRSQLVHTILAFKNIVRSIETEMGEVKRTCEVCSISSSNEDRETSNPNSETLCEESKIADAKIKQQLRDVKGSIKNIEDTLQHLSHSVTSLGVHMSGIQPRDCMDLFTRGQGSSGVFYIQPQNVDRPFLAYCDVTDGGGWTVIQRRTDVNTDFDRGMGSYRRGFGDPNLSHWLGLDRIHQLLKQDEYQLRIDLQLYNGRRAYAYYKYFKVGDYNSNYVLSVGNYNGTAGDAMTFHNGMPFTTKDRDHDRAQGHNCAIIYKGGWWYGDCLYANLNGLNIGQEETESSAQGIIWYDLTGFHSSVQYASMAVRPTS